One stretch of Saccharopolyspora erythraea DNA includes these proteins:
- a CDS encoding GtrA family protein, protein MAVAEPAAGQTANSEVKRLGVFNQLFRFVVIGGGCAIIDSGTYALMLGLLGWPVWLSRAISFILGTSASYVINRQFTFRGASTGNTTAKAGGFALVYIVTFFVNWGTNQLLVMLTGAEGNGWLLTLCWVIGQGLGTLINFVMLKWVVFRD, encoded by the coding sequence GTGGCCGTGGCCGAACCAGCTGCCGGGCAAACCGCGAATTCCGAGGTCAAGCGGCTCGGCGTGTTCAACCAGTTGTTCCGCTTCGTAGTCATCGGCGGCGGCTGCGCGATCATCGACTCGGGCACCTACGCGCTGATGCTGGGTCTCCTCGGATGGCCGGTCTGGCTGTCGAGGGCGATCAGCTTCATCCTCGGCACCAGCGCTTCCTACGTCATCAACCGACAATTCACTTTCCGCGGCGCCAGCACGGGCAACACCACCGCCAAGGCCGGTGGCTTCGCGCTCGTGTACATCGTCACGTTCTTCGTGAACTGGGGCACCAACCAGCTGCTGGTGATGCTCACCGGCGCGGAGGGCAACGGGTGGCTGCTCACCCTCTGCTGGGTCATCGGTCAGGGACTCGGCACGCTGATCAACTTCGTGATGCTGAAGTGGGTCGTGTTCCGCGACTGA
- a CDS encoding arabinosyltransferase domain-containing protein — MFTGQDDDSRKDDDGTPSGSPARAASNGHDASVKRLKLFAAITGLLGTVLALALPFLPVNHEVTTLRWPTAQGTKPVSAPLVSFSPVWLDANVPCETARGLDARIGGRPATVLSTNPPNSDYGNLTGLVLQVDNNMLTLLAKGQSLSTVPLPAGDCMISVHSDAGGTTANVGDQQLASTRGDQRPQLTGIYSDLDESVDNVRDLSFEARVDNRYESSATVLKLSAMGLVVLAFIGSVVALRRLDVRAGRRPPRLVPPGWWKPTFRDVAVIGALCVWWVMGAMTSDDGYILTIARARETAGYVSNYFRWFAVPEAPFGWFYELYSLWVQVSTATPWVRLPALLMGIVSWLLISREVLPRLGRQVRRSNAAGWAAAAVFLAFWLPYNNGLRPEPVVVLFSLLALCAVERAVATGRLMPAALGLVVAALAVGANPHGLVAVLPYIAALKPLLQIVRKRAREFGWVPVLAPIAASGFVILVVVFSDQTLQSILDATDLRTDLGPSQDWYQELSRYNLLFSPTADGSMTRRIPVLLVMLCLTTCAVVLLRRGKIRGAALGPSRRLLAVAALSFVVLALTPTKWTHHFGLFAAVGGALAALTALATSSTVLRSKRNRAGFFAGLMLVLAFGTTGPNAWWYVSGWGVPWFDKPPVIFGYGASTVFLLIAAIAMLIAFIEHLRIDPHNPEVVDEKARGMEGQSRALRLGTAPLSIICALLVVFELVNFAKVIQKQWGSYSLGADNVKQITGSSCGLSDYVYVEANPQAGMLKVSANQPTTAAPPVSPDVPVPAKRLKDKETADAYLKAKLDGFNRSGLPQGDGNDPDEPDWSPPHRFGGDNAPVWGSYDKTGTGIGELRTQWYDLPERAANGEVPVVVMLAGANGGANSAYIEFGRDTDKGFEVMQRHYVPVSPGPSWRDHRVTVRGDAEGATKMRVVATDQSLGPNGWVAVSAPRAPQLRNMTDFVGDAPTFVEWTAALVHPCLQIPGIRNGIAEMPKFRVSAGAEVRDIGQGWSSPDSGGPLGWLNITTSMRELPTYVKNDIHRDWGSLYRVDPFVPDALPAEAAMEVHPETHWGTWTPGPLSKTVQLPGDVPNSDDRNDVQGFGDSAEEPQPGQHP, encoded by the coding sequence GTGTTCACTGGCCAGGACGACGACAGCCGGAAGGACGACGACGGAACTCCGTCGGGCTCCCCGGCACGAGCAGCGAGTAACGGTCACGACGCTTCGGTCAAGCGGCTGAAGCTGTTCGCGGCGATCACCGGACTGCTCGGCACCGTTCTGGCGCTGGCACTGCCGTTCCTGCCCGTCAACCACGAGGTCACCACGCTCAGGTGGCCGACGGCGCAGGGCACCAAGCCGGTCTCGGCACCGCTGGTGTCCTTCTCTCCGGTCTGGCTCGACGCGAACGTCCCCTGCGAGACCGCGCGCGGGCTCGACGCCCGCATCGGCGGGCGGCCGGCGACCGTCCTCAGCACGAACCCGCCGAACTCCGACTACGGCAACCTGACCGGCCTGGTCCTGCAGGTCGACAACAACATGTTGACGCTGCTGGCCAAGGGCCAGTCGCTGAGCACCGTCCCGCTGCCCGCGGGCGACTGCATGATCTCGGTGCACTCCGACGCGGGCGGCACCACCGCCAACGTCGGCGACCAGCAGCTCGCCTCGACCCGCGGCGACCAGCGCCCGCAGCTCACCGGCATCTACTCCGACCTCGACGAGTCGGTCGACAACGTGCGGGACCTGTCGTTCGAGGCCCGCGTCGACAACCGCTACGAGAGCAGCGCGACGGTGCTGAAGCTGTCGGCGATGGGGCTGGTGGTGCTGGCGTTCATCGGCTCGGTCGTCGCGCTGCGAAGGCTGGACGTGCGCGCGGGCAGGCGTCCGCCGCGCCTGGTGCCGCCGGGCTGGTGGAAGCCGACGTTCCGGGACGTCGCGGTGATCGGCGCGCTCTGCGTGTGGTGGGTCATGGGTGCCATGACCTCCGACGACGGCTACATCCTGACGATCGCGCGGGCCCGGGAGACGGCAGGCTACGTCAGCAACTACTTCCGCTGGTTCGCCGTACCCGAGGCGCCCTTCGGCTGGTTCTACGAGCTGTACTCGTTGTGGGTGCAGGTATCCACGGCGACGCCGTGGGTGCGGCTGCCCGCCCTGCTGATGGGCATCGTGAGCTGGCTGCTGATCAGCCGCGAGGTGCTGCCCCGCCTGGGCCGCCAGGTCCGGCGCAGCAACGCGGCGGGCTGGGCCGCGGCGGCGGTGTTCCTGGCGTTCTGGCTGCCCTACAACAACGGCCTGCGTCCCGAGCCGGTCGTCGTGCTGTTCTCGCTGCTCGCCCTGTGCGCGGTGGAGCGCGCGGTGGCGACCGGGCGGCTGATGCCCGCCGCGCTGGGCCTGGTGGTGGCCGCGCTGGCGGTGGGCGCCAACCCGCACGGCCTGGTTGCCGTGCTGCCCTACATCGCGGCGCTGAAGCCGCTGCTGCAGATCGTGCGCAAGCGTGCGCGGGAGTTCGGCTGGGTGCCGGTGCTGGCGCCGATCGCGGCGTCCGGCTTCGTGATCCTGGTCGTGGTCTTCTCCGACCAGACGCTCCAGTCGATCCTGGACGCCACCGACCTGCGAACCGACCTGGGCCCGAGCCAGGACTGGTACCAAGAGCTCAGCCGCTACAACCTGCTGTTCAGCCCGACGGCGGACGGCTCGATGACCCGGCGCATCCCGGTGCTGCTGGTGATGCTGTGCCTGACGACGTGCGCGGTCGTGCTGCTGCGCCGGGGCAAGATCCGCGGCGCCGCGCTAGGCCCGAGCCGCAGGCTGCTCGCCGTGGCCGCGCTGTCGTTCGTGGTCCTGGCGCTGACCCCCACCAAGTGGACGCACCACTTCGGCCTGTTCGCCGCCGTAGGCGGCGCGCTCGCGGCGCTGACCGCGCTTGCCACCAGCAGCACCGTGCTGCGCTCCAAGCGCAACCGAGCCGGGTTCTTCGCCGGGCTGATGCTGGTGCTCGCGTTCGGCACCACAGGCCCCAACGCCTGGTGGTACGTCTCCGGCTGGGGCGTGCCGTGGTTCGACAAGCCGCCGGTGATCTTCGGATACGGCGCGAGCACGGTGTTCCTGCTCATCGCCGCCATCGCGATGCTCATCGCGTTCATCGAGCACCTGCGCATCGACCCGCACAACCCCGAGGTCGTCGACGAGAAGGCGCGCGGCATGGAGGGCCAGAGCCGCGCGCTGCGGCTGGGCACCGCGCCGCTGTCGATCATCTGCGCACTGCTGGTGGTGTTCGAACTCGTGAACTTCGCCAAGGTCATCCAGAAGCAGTGGGGCAGCTACAGCCTCGGCGCGGACAACGTCAAGCAGATCACCGGGTCCAGTTGCGGCCTGTCCGACTACGTCTACGTGGAGGCCAACCCGCAGGCGGGCATGCTGAAGGTCTCGGCGAACCAGCCGACCACGGCCGCTCCCCCGGTCAGCCCGGACGTGCCGGTGCCCGCCAAGCGCCTCAAGGACAAGGAGACGGCCGACGCGTACCTGAAGGCGAAGCTGGACGGCTTCAACCGCTCCGGGCTGCCGCAGGGCGACGGCAACGACCCGGACGAGCCCGACTGGTCCCCGCCGCACCGCTTCGGCGGTGACAACGCGCCGGTGTGGGGCAGCTACGACAAGACCGGCACCGGGATCGGCGAGCTGCGCACCCAGTGGTACGACCTGCCGGAGCGCGCCGCCAACGGCGAGGTGCCGGTGGTCGTGATGCTGGCCGGGGCCAACGGTGGTGCCAACTCGGCCTACATCGAGTTCGGTCGTGACACCGACAAGGGCTTCGAGGTCATGCAGCGCCACTACGTCCCGGTCAGCCCCGGCCCCAGTTGGCGTGACCACCGGGTGACCGTGCGCGGCGACGCGGAGGGCGCGACCAAGATGCGCGTCGTGGCCACCGACCAGTCGCTCGGGCCGAACGGCTGGGTCGCGGTCAGCGCGCCGCGCGCGCCGCAGCTGCGCAACATGACCGACTTCGTCGGCGACGCGCCGACCTTCGTCGAGTGGACCGCGGCGCTGGTGCACCCGTGCCTGCAGATCCCGGGCATCCGCAACGGCATCGCCGAGATGCCCAAGTTCCGGGTGTCGGCGGGCGCCGAGGTGCGCGACATCGGTCAGGGCTGGTCGTCGCCGGACAGCGGCGGCCCCCTCGGGTGGCTGAACATCACGACGAGCATGCGCGAGCTGCCGACGTACGTGAAGAACGACATCCACCGCGACTGGGGCTCGCTCTACCGGGTCGACCCGTTCGTGCCGGACGCGCTCCCGGCGGAGGCGGCGATGGAGGTGCACCCCGAGACGCACTGGGGCACCTGGACGCCCGGGCCGCTGAGCAAGACGGTGCAGCTGCCCGGCGACGTGCCCAACTCCGACGACCGCAACGACGTCCAGGGCTTCGGGGACAGCGCGGAGGAGCCGCAGCCCGGCCAGCACCCGTGA
- the glfT1 gene encoding galactofuranosyltransferase GlfT1, producing MSTDSEQQPTPQVPEVPGGSVVAVIVTRHRRELLAESLKVIATQTRVPDHLVVVDNGPDQPARDVVAECPIPSTYLASQRNLGGAGGFALGMLHALSIGAEWVWLGDDDGRPADDRALETLLDEARRRKLAAVSPVVVNIDTPNKLAFPLRRGLTWKRTPEELRTPGSDPDFLPGIASFFNGALFRASTLDVVGVPDYRLFFRGDEVELHRRVVRSGLPFGTTLKTRFVHPDGSAEFKPMLGGRFHAQDPSDANKRYYTYRNRGYLLSQPGMRKIGALEILRFGLYFVGHRRDPKAFREWLRLLRQGRREHFFRR from the coding sequence ATGAGCACCGACTCCGAGCAGCAGCCGACGCCGCAGGTCCCCGAGGTTCCCGGTGGGTCAGTGGTGGCGGTGATCGTCACCAGGCACCGCAGAGAGCTGCTCGCCGAGTCGCTCAAGGTCATCGCGACCCAGACCCGCGTGCCCGACCACCTCGTCGTGGTCGACAACGGGCCGGACCAGCCCGCGCGGGACGTGGTCGCCGAGTGCCCCATCCCGTCGACCTACCTGGCCTCGCAGCGCAACCTCGGCGGCGCGGGCGGGTTCGCGCTGGGCATGCTGCACGCGCTGTCGATCGGCGCGGAGTGGGTGTGGCTCGGCGACGACGACGGCCGCCCGGCCGACGACCGCGCGCTGGAGACGCTGCTCGACGAGGCGCGGCGCCGCAAGCTCGCGGCGGTTTCGCCGGTCGTGGTCAACATCGACACGCCGAACAAGCTGGCCTTCCCGCTGCGCCGGGGCCTGACCTGGAAGCGCACCCCCGAGGAGCTGCGCACGCCGGGTTCGGACCCCGACTTCCTGCCGGGCATCGCGTCGTTCTTCAACGGCGCCCTGTTCCGCGCCTCGACGCTGGACGTGGTGGGCGTGCCGGACTACCGGCTGTTCTTCCGCGGTGACGAGGTGGAGCTGCACCGGCGCGTGGTCCGCTCCGGCCTGCCGTTCGGCACGACGCTGAAGACGCGGTTCGTGCACCCGGACGGCTCGGCGGAGTTCAAGCCGATGCTCGGCGGCCGCTTCCACGCCCAGGACCCCTCAGACGCGAACAAGCGCTACTACACCTACCGCAACCGTGGTTACCTGCTGTCGCAGCCGGGGATGCGCAAGATCGGCGCGCTGGAGATCCTGCGCTTCGGGCTCTACTTCGTGGGGCACCGGCGCGACCCGAAGGCGTTCCGGGAGTGGCTGCGGCTGCTGCGCCAGGGTCGGCGGGAGCACTTCTTCCGGCGCTGA
- a CDS encoding FAD-binding oxidoreductase, with protein sequence MGSVKDELQTLTGWGRTAPTTARVVSTPDVEVIAKAVREAGERGVIARGLGRSYGDPSQNAGGTVIDMTALDRVHQVDVDNATVVVDAGVSLDTLMRRLLPYGLWIPVLPGTRQVTIGGAIGSDIHGKNHHSQGSFGSHVLAMDLLTADGQVRSLTPEGENSELFWATVGGMGLTGIILNATIRLKRVETAYFLVDNVQTRNLDELIEYFTDGSDDNYIYSVAWFDSLARGDKLGRALLTRGNSARIEDLPKKLRKDPLKFNAPQLMTAPPIFPNGLVNKYTITAFNEVWYRKAPTKFGMVQNITQFFHPLDLVGEWNRVYGPNGFLQYQFMVPFGQEAMFRRSIDKISASGHVSFLNVLKTFGKGNDAPMSFPREGWTLTVDIPVTPGLDRLCGELDEMVLDAGGRLYLAKESRTTPEMIERMYPRIGEWRKIRASVDPEGVFHSDLSRRLSL encoded by the coding sequence GTGGGATCGGTAAAGGACGAGCTTCAGACGCTGACCGGCTGGGGGCGCACCGCGCCGACCACCGCTCGGGTCGTCAGCACCCCCGATGTGGAAGTGATCGCGAAGGCGGTCCGGGAGGCCGGTGAGCGCGGCGTCATCGCGCGCGGCCTCGGTCGCAGCTACGGCGACCCCTCGCAGAACGCCGGCGGCACGGTCATCGACATGACCGCGCTCGACCGCGTGCACCAGGTCGACGTCGACAACGCAACGGTCGTCGTGGACGCCGGTGTCTCGCTCGACACGCTGATGCGGCGCCTGCTGCCCTACGGCCTGTGGATCCCGGTGCTGCCCGGCACCCGCCAGGTCACCATCGGCGGCGCCATCGGCTCCGACATCCACGGCAAGAACCACCACTCGCAGGGCTCCTTCGGCAGCCACGTGCTCGCGATGGACCTGCTCACCGCCGACGGCCAGGTCAGGAGCCTGACCCCGGAGGGCGAGAACTCCGAGCTGTTCTGGGCGACCGTGGGCGGGATGGGCCTGACCGGCATCATCCTCAACGCCACCATCCGCCTCAAGCGCGTGGAGACGGCGTACTTCCTGGTCGACAACGTCCAGACCCGCAACCTCGACGAGCTGATCGAGTACTTCACCGACGGCTCCGACGACAACTACATCTACTCGGTCGCCTGGTTCGACTCGCTCGCCCGCGGCGACAAGCTGGGTCGCGCGCTGCTGACCCGCGGCAACTCGGCCAGGATCGAGGACCTGCCGAAGAAGCTGCGCAAGGACCCGCTGAAGTTCAACGCCCCGCAGCTGATGACCGCCCCGCCGATCTTCCCCAACGGTCTGGTCAACAAGTACACCATCACCGCGTTCAACGAGGTCTGGTACCGCAAGGCGCCGACGAAGTTCGGCATGGTCCAGAACATCACGCAGTTCTTCCACCCGCTGGACCTGGTCGGCGAGTGGAACCGGGTGTACGGCCCCAACGGCTTCCTGCAGTACCAGTTCATGGTGCCCTTCGGGCAGGAGGCGATGTTCCGCCGCTCGATCGACAAGATCAGCGCGTCGGGCCACGTGTCGTTCCTCAACGTGCTCAAGACCTTCGGCAAGGGCAACGACGCGCCGATGTCGTTCCCGCGCGAGGGCTGGACGCTGACCGTGGACATCCCGGTCACCCCGGGCCTGGACCGCCTGTGCGGCGAGCTGGACGAGATGGTGCTCGACGCGGGCGGCCGGCTCTACCTGGCCAAGGAGTCGCGCACCACGCCGGAGATGATCGAGCGGATGTACCCGCGGATCGGCGAGTGGCGCAAGATCCGCGCCTCGGTGGACCCCGAAGGCGTGTTCCATTCCGACCTGTCCCGGAGGCTGAGCCTGTGA